The Desulfosoma sp. region AAACATGATGCTTTTAAGCCTGCTGCCTTTGGCTATGCGCCTGGCGGGACCTCGAGAAGCCTTGCTGCATGCCATTATTCGCAAAAACTACGGCTGCACGCATTTTATTGTGGGGCGCGATCACGCCAGCCCAAGCCCTGACCCGAGCGGTCGAAGGTTTTACGCTCCTGAAGCAGCCATGGAAACGGCCTTGAGCTATCAGAAGGCCCTGGGCATCGAAATTATTCCTTTCGAAGAGATGGTCTACGTCTTTGAAGAAGATGCTTATATGCCCGTGCGCGAAGTGCCTCCACAAAGTACGGTTAAGTCCATGTCCTTGGAAGAATTCCACCGAAGGCTTCGAGAAGGAAAACGCGTTCCGGAATGGTTCAGTTTTCCGGAAGTTATCGAGGAACTGCAAAAAGGTTATCCGCCTCGGCATAAACAAGGGTTCACCATTTTCTGCACTGGGCTTTCTGGAGCGGGAAAGTCGACCATTGCCAGAATTTTATACGCACGCCTTCTGGAAATGGGGGGTCGCCCCGTAACTCTGCTGGATGGGGACGTGGTGCGGAGAAATCTTTCCAGTGAGTTGGGCTTTTCCAAAGAACATCGTGATATCAACGTACGCCGTATCGGCTTTGTGGCCAGTGAAATCACCAAGAACCGTGGTATTGCCATCTGCGCACCTATCGCACCCTATGCAGCCACGCGCCGCCAGATTCGAAGCCTGATAGAGAACTACGGTGGGTTCGTGGAGGTCTATGTAGCCACACCCCTGGAAGTATGCGAGAGTCGTGACCGCAAAGGGCTTTACGCCAAGGCGCGCGCGGGCCTCATCAAAGGATTTACCGGAATTGATGACCCTTACGAACCCCCGTCGGCTCCGGAGGTGGTTATCGACACTACGGAACTTACCCCTGACGAAGCGGCCCAGGAAGTCTTGCTTTATCTGGAACGAGCCGGCTATATCAAATAACAGTCTCTGGCTGTGAAGGAGATTCCAATGAATGTTTTGATCCAACGCATGATTCGAGCCGCCAAATTGGATGTAAGCCTCTACGAAGAGGTGGAAGCGGACACGAGTGCCAAGGGCCAGGCCATGACGGTGGTCATTCTTTCCAGTGTGGCCGCAGGGATCGGCAGCACGGGCATAGGGGGATTCAAGGGCATGATCACTTTGACCCTCATGGCCTTGGCCGCATGGTACCTCTGGGCTTACATCACTTACTTTGTGGGCGTGAAACTCCTGCCCGAACCGCAAACCCAGAGCAATCCCCAAGAGCTTTTGCGAACCATCGGGTTCAGCAGTTCGCCTGGAATCCTGCGTATTTTGGGTGTGCTTCCGGGCCTGGGAGGTTTAGTGCTTATCATTACCGGAGCCTGGATGTTGGCGGCTATGGTGGTGGCCGTACGACAAGCCTTGGATTACCGGAGCACAGGCCGCGCCGTGGCCGTGTGCATTATCGGTTGGGTTCTTCAGAGTCTGATGCTTACCGTGGCTTTCGCTCTTTTCGGACGGCCGGACGTGACGTCTTCGTCCCATTAGGAGCCTAAACGTGGCTGGACAACCCGCCTCACGGCCGAGCCGCTCGGAACGATACCTCTCATGGGGATTGCTCGGCCTTTTGGTGGTCATAACGGTCCTCATTTTCGCTTTTTCCCGCAGCCCGGATCCTTATCTTTCGGGAACAGCAAACACCGCTCTTCCCCATAGCCATCGTCAAACGGCGCCATCCCAGTCCTT contains the following coding sequences:
- a CDS encoding bifunctional sulfate adenylyltransferase/adenylylsulfate kinase, with protein sequence MMTDMTYAAHGGALVNLLVDEARAQMLRDLSRTLPSLTLNPRQLSDLELLLNGAFSPLRGFMNSADYESVLDRMQLQNGVLWPLPVCLDVSEADARTLDAGQSVALRDGEGFMVAVLHVEDIWPIDKLREAEIIYGTTDTAHPGVDLLFHSTGTHYVGGTLEGVQLPLHFAFKRLRHTPHEMRALFKKLGWRRIVGFQTRNPLHRAQFEMTLRAMDRAKANLLLHPVARRASPGDIDYYTRIRCYQAVSRYYPPNMMLLSLLPLAMRLAGPREALLHAIIRKNYGCTHFIVGRDHASPSPDPSGRRFYAPEAAMETALSYQKALGIEIIPFEEMVYVFEEDAYMPVREVPPQSTVKSMSLEEFHRRLREGKRVPEWFSFPEVIEELQKGYPPRHKQGFTIFCTGLSGAGKSTIARILYARLLEMGGRPVTLLDGDVVRRNLSSELGFSKEHRDINVRRIGFVASEITKNRGIAICAPIAPYAATRRQIRSLIENYGGFVEVYVATPLEVCESRDRKGLYAKARAGLIKGFTGIDDPYEPPSAPEVVIDTTELTPDEAAQEVLLYLERAGYIK
- a CDS encoding YIP1 family protein codes for the protein MNVLIQRMIRAAKLDVSLYEEVEADTSAKGQAMTVVILSSVAAGIGSTGIGGFKGMITLTLMALAAWYLWAYITYFVGVKLLPEPQTQSNPQELLRTIGFSSSPGILRILGVLPGLGGLVLIITGAWMLAAMVVAVRQALDYRSTGRAVAVCIIGWVLQSLMLTVAFALFGRPDVTSSSH